In a single window of the Paenibacillus sp. MMS20-IR301 genome:
- a CDS encoding PadR family transcriptional regulator: MSGSSEYGALTEGVYYILLSLFTPMHGYGIMQNVKLLSSGRVELGAGTLYGALSTLTERGWILPLAGGQDSRKKEYEITETGRAALQNEMARLDELLSNGRKLMGGEVE; encoded by the coding sequence TTGTCAGGAAGCAGCGAATACGGAGCATTAACAGAGGGCGTATATTATATCCTTCTGTCATTATTCACCCCGATGCACGGCTACGGGATTATGCAGAATGTGAAGCTGCTCAGCAGCGGCCGTGTCGAGCTTGGTGCTGGCACACTGTACGGTGCCTTGAGCACGCTGACAGAGCGGGGCTGGATTCTGCCGCTGGCGGGCGGCCAGGATTCCCGCAAGAAGGAATACGAGATTACGGAGACAGGCAGAGCTGCTCTGCAGAATGAAATGGCAAGGCTTGACGAGCTGCTCTCTAATGGAAGAAAGCTGATGGGAGGCGAAGTGGAATGA
- a CDS encoding methyl-accepting chemotaxis protein, translating to MKRQRKLNMRSVGVKLFVILFCTIVLLSSVLGLTSYYAAKGIITDEVAAASSQSIVQAADKLDFLFAEYEALSRQFAVDSVLKADMETVNDPVAGTVAKVAAEDRIRRKLDSVRGSDERLLGVRLVSRSMVDAESYKSTGISGVRSDDGILARMKEIDNGKGNPVWFPVRAKGFFDAYSESSMTMGRLLRNIQNPAAEYYMLIEVKGKALTDVLSNLHIGLAGEIRILDKAGNIVYGADVTLLGQPSSIRAAEGEAEGQKQSFTAADEQGNSQLVVYQHLMTADWTLLGYAPVTDFTKSADRLLYITLLVVLAAALIALFIGYILVRLIGRPLGKLARLMEEGEQGNLQVRTSFKGRDEIGRLGHSFNRMMEQISRLAGQSSSSAAAVLATSEQLVLASGAISSHAREVAAATGEIAGGAASLAAEAEGSNRKVELMGDKTNEVSGTNAVMADSAGKVMAVSDQGAELMKKLVDQSESALKMMNLIQENSAMLRDSTVLIRSILAPMIAMNKQTNILALNASIEAVRAGAAGRGFIVIADEIRELANQSSQSIASVSRITEEISGHIENTVKVVGEAAPLFSGQIVSVRESSRIFESVRAEMEDFSSYLSQSSAAVSELTGYQQQLGASMASVISVVQQTGASTEEVASMSTQQFIVSEELVALSGRLEELAEELKQSMISFQG from the coding sequence ATGAAACGGCAGCGGAAATTAAATATGCGATCGGTTGGCGTCAAGCTGTTTGTGATTCTGTTCTGTACCATTGTTCTATTGTCCTCTGTACTTGGCTTAACCTCTTATTATGCTGCAAAAGGAATCATTACCGACGAGGTGGCAGCAGCATCCTCACAGTCTATTGTGCAGGCGGCGGACAAGCTGGACTTCCTGTTCGCTGAATATGAAGCGCTTTCAAGGCAGTTCGCCGTAGATTCTGTCTTGAAGGCGGATATGGAGACAGTCAATGATCCGGTTGCCGGCACAGTAGCCAAGGTGGCGGCTGAAGACCGGATCCGCCGTAAGCTGGATTCCGTCAGGGGCTCTGATGAGCGTCTGCTGGGAGTCCGGCTGGTGTCCCGGAGTATGGTGGATGCTGAATCTTACAAATCAACCGGCATCAGCGGGGTGCGCAGTGATGACGGGATTCTTGCCCGTATGAAGGAGATCGATAACGGCAAAGGCAATCCCGTCTGGTTCCCCGTCCGGGCCAAAGGCTTCTTCGATGCGTACAGTGAGTCTTCCATGACGATGGGCCGTCTGCTGCGGAATATCCAGAACCCGGCTGCGGAGTATTATATGCTGATTGAGGTGAAGGGCAAAGCGCTGACTGATGTCTTATCCAATCTTCACATCGGACTTGCCGGGGAGATCCGTATCCTTGATAAGGCAGGCAATATTGTGTACGGGGCAGATGTCACGCTGCTCGGACAGCCTTCTTCTATACGGGCTGCAGAGGGCGAAGCTGAAGGGCAGAAGCAATCCTTCACTGCCGCAGATGAACAAGGCAACTCCCAGCTTGTAGTCTATCAGCATCTGATGACAGCTGACTGGACCTTGCTGGGGTATGCGCCGGTGACTGACTTTACCAAATCGGCAGACCGGCTGCTCTATATTACCTTGCTGGTGGTGCTTGCTGCAGCTCTCATTGCTCTCTTCATCGGTTACATTCTGGTGCGGCTGATCGGCCGTCCGCTGGGCAAGCTGGCCCGGCTGATGGAGGAGGGTGAGCAGGGCAATCTGCAGGTGCGGACGAGCTTCAAGGGCCGGGATGAAATCGGGCGTCTGGGCCACAGCTTCAACAGGATGATGGAGCAGATCTCCCGGCTGGCCGGGCAGAGCAGCAGTTCGGCTGCTGCCGTACTGGCCACATCCGAGCAATTGGTGCTTGCTTCAGGAGCAATTAGCAGCCATGCCAGGGAAGTAGCCGCCGCAACCGGCGAGATCGCCGGCGGAGCTGCCAGTCTGGCGGCTGAAGCAGAGGGCAGCAACCGCAAGGTGGAGCTGATGGGGGACAAGACAAACGAGGTATCCGGGACGAATGCGGTCATGGCTGATTCCGCAGGTAAAGTCATGGCTGTAAGCGATCAGGGAGCGGAGCTGATGAAGAAGCTGGTGGATCAAAGCGAATCCGCCCTGAAGATGATGAATCTGATCCAGGAGAACTCGGCGATGCTGCGGGACAGCACGGTGCTGATCCGCAGCATTCTTGCGCCGATGATTGCCATGAACAAGCAGACGAATATTCTGGCCCTTAATGCTTCAATTGAAGCGGTACGTGCAGGGGCTGCCGGGAGAGGATTCATTGTCATCGCCGATGAGATCAGAGAACTTGCCAATCAATCCAGCCAGTCGATTGCGTCTGTCTCCAGAATTACAGAGGAGATCAGCGGGCATATCGAGAATACGGTCAAGGTTGTAGGGGAAGCTGCGCCGCTGTTTAGCGGGCAGATTGTCTCGGTCCGCGAATCTTCGCGGATCTTTGAAAGTGTCCGGGCAGAGATGGAGGATTTCAGCAGCTACCTCAGCCAATCTTCTGCGGCTGTCTCCGAGCTGACCGGTTATCAGCAGCAGCTGGGAGCATCCATGGCGAGTGTGATTTCAGTTGTGCAGCAGACCGGAGCCTCAACTGAGGAAGTGGCCTCGATGTCCACGCAGCAATTTATTGTGAGTGAGGAGCTGGTGGCCCTGTCCGGCAGGCTGGAGGAGCTGGCGGAGGAGCTGAAGCAATCGATGATTTCTTTCCAGGGTTAG
- a CDS encoding AraC family transcriptional regulator produces MNGSLFQQGLLDGDYSPHFLAYYYKQWSNYTMAYHQHNSTEIMYLISGSCAVEVRDGSGKDIPYQLKRGELILLDAGVPHRLIVDNGASCRMLNVEFAFTEYSGLAPSVGRLAREEETLAEFIRSPFTSLVLADQEEVFHVLKALVLELDQRGRNGSSMVHLLFSELLLRLSRLRREALPASGQPSQLYVRRAVEFLHQNYDRSLQVKEVADSVNVHPGYLHRIFRIHTGQTLTDYLNTLRMEKARMLLGQSEIPVAEIADYVGISSRQYFHLLFKKYTGCTPIEYRNSIERSSWKDEQ; encoded by the coding sequence ATGAACGGAAGCCTGTTCCAGCAGGGGCTGCTGGACGGCGATTACAGCCCGCATTTCCTGGCCTACTATTATAAGCAGTGGAGCAATTATACGATGGCCTACCATCAGCACAACTCCACGGAAATTATGTACCTTATTTCGGGGAGCTGTGCGGTAGAGGTACGGGATGGATCCGGCAAGGATATCCCTTACCAGCTGAAACGGGGGGAGCTGATTCTGCTGGATGCCGGGGTTCCGCACCGGCTGATTGTGGATAACGGCGCTTCCTGCCGGATGCTTAATGTTGAATTTGCCTTCACTGAGTATTCCGGGCTGGCACCTTCTGTCGGCCGGCTGGCCCGGGAGGAGGAGACGCTGGCGGAATTTATACGCAGCCCGTTCACCAGCCTGGTGCTCGCGGATCAGGAGGAGGTCTTCCATGTGCTGAAGGCGCTCGTGCTGGAGCTGGATCAGAGAGGCAGGAACGGAAGCAGCATGGTGCATCTCTTGTTCTCCGAGCTGCTACTGCGCCTGTCCAGACTGCGGCGGGAAGCGCTGCCGGCAAGCGGGCAGCCTTCGCAGCTGTATGTACGGCGCGCTGTAGAATTCCTCCACCAGAACTATGACCGGAGCTTGCAGGTGAAGGAGGTTGCCGATTCGGTCAACGTCCATCCGGGTTATCTGCACCGGATATTCAGAATACATACCGGGCAGACGCTTACGGATTATCTGAACACTCTGCGCATGGAGAAGGCCCGGATGCTGCTTGGGCAGAGTGAGATACCGGTGGCAGAGATCGCCGATTATGTCGGGATCAGCAGCCGGCAGTATTTTCATCTCCTGTTCAAAAAGTATACCGGCTGTACCCCGATTGAATACCGTAATTCCATCGAACGTTCTTCCTGGAAGGATGAGCAATGA
- a CDS encoding DUF2812 domain-containing protein, with translation MSQVVRKYFIDFEKEEQWLNEMSDKGLALIEYSWARYVFEESAKGEYIYRIELLEDDPQKGKSADYLQFMEETGAERVPAGKQPGSKRIYLGQRWIIFRRKASEGNFTIYSDIDSKIKHYQRIHRLWLSLAIMELIIGCFNVGLIILNNPDYIYRINFTLGVLLIILGIFFALLCVPVHRKISRLQNDKLIRE, from the coding sequence ATGAGCCAGGTGGTGCGCAAGTATTTTATCGACTTCGAGAAGGAAGAGCAGTGGCTGAATGAGATGTCGGATAAGGGGCTCGCACTCATTGAATACTCATGGGCCCGTTATGTGTTCGAGGAGAGTGCCAAGGGAGAGTATATTTACCGGATTGAGCTCCTTGAGGATGATCCGCAGAAAGGCAAGTCGGCCGATTACCTGCAGTTTATGGAGGAGACCGGGGCGGAGCGCGTACCTGCCGGCAAGCAGCCGGGGAGCAAGCGTATATATCTGGGCCAGCGCTGGATTATTTTCAGACGAAAAGCTTCAGAAGGCAATTTCACGATCTACTCCGATATCGATTCCAAAATCAAGCATTATCAAAGAATTCACAGACTTTGGCTCTCCCTGGCCATTATGGAGCTGATCATCGGCTGCTTCAATGTAGGGCTGATCATCCTGAACAACCCTGATTATATCTACAGAATTAATTTCACCCTTGGCGTGCTGCTGATCATACTGGGCATATTCTTCGCGCTTCTCTGTGTGCCTGTCCACCGCAAAATCTCCAGGCTGCAAAACGACAAGCTGATCCGGGAGTAA
- a CDS encoding ABC transporter permease subunit, producing the protein MQRHKASAGILSAIFMGLGQIYNRQFIKGLIFIAVEALALVYFINNLGRAFWGITTLGESPSRLEKVKGIAKMVPGDHSIVIMIESLITLLFLVLFLIAWYMNIRDALKIGAEREAGRPSNTFKQSVRYILDYKFAQSFLLLPGIGILFFTIMPIIFMIMLAFTNYAAPDHIPPARLVDWVGFETFRNLLVLKSWSHTFYGVLTWTIVWAVLSTITTYFGGMLVALLINQKGIRFKGMWRMILIIPYAVPQMISLLLMRNLFNGQFGPINQYLGYFGLGGLPWLTDPFWAKVTVIIVNMWVGIPVSMLLIMGVLTTIPRDMYEAAEVDGATNYQKFRIVTLPMILFSTAPTLIMQFAGNINNFNAIYLLTAGNPVKGDYQYAGSTDLLVTWLYKLTLDQNKNNMASAIGIILFIIVAGFSLYNYRRTKSFQEEDMIQ; encoded by the coding sequence ATGCAGCGACACAAAGCTAGCGCCGGGATACTGTCGGCCATTTTTATGGGATTGGGACAAATATATAACCGCCAATTCATCAAAGGGCTTATTTTCATAGCTGTAGAAGCTTTAGCACTTGTCTATTTTATTAACAATTTGGGCAGGGCCTTCTGGGGCATCACCACGCTCGGAGAATCTCCAAGCCGCCTTGAGAAGGTTAAGGGAATTGCCAAAATGGTTCCCGGGGACCATTCAATCGTCATTATGATTGAAAGTCTGATTACCCTGCTGTTCCTCGTCTTATTCCTGATTGCCTGGTACATGAATATTAGGGATGCCCTGAAAATCGGAGCAGAACGCGAAGCCGGCCGTCCCTCGAATACATTCAAACAATCCGTGCGCTATATTCTCGATTATAAATTTGCCCAGAGCTTTTTGCTGCTTCCGGGCATCGGTATTTTATTCTTTACCATCATGCCGATTATCTTTATGATCATGCTGGCGTTCACCAACTATGCCGCACCGGATCACATTCCGCCGGCCAGGCTGGTAGACTGGGTGGGCTTTGAAACCTTCCGCAATCTGCTGGTGCTGAAATCATGGAGCCATACCTTCTATGGAGTACTTACCTGGACTATTGTCTGGGCGGTTCTATCAACTATAACTACTTATTTCGGCGGGATGCTCGTTGCCCTGCTGATCAACCAAAAAGGAATCCGCTTCAAAGGCATGTGGCGAATGATTCTGATCATTCCTTATGCCGTTCCGCAGATGATCTCCCTGCTGCTGATGCGCAACCTGTTCAACGGGCAATTCGGTCCGATCAACCAGTATCTCGGCTACTTCGGTCTGGGCGGGCTGCCATGGCTGACAGATCCGTTCTGGGCGAAGGTCACGGTCATTATTGTCAACATGTGGGTCGGTATTCCGGTATCGATGCTGCTGATTATGGGCGTACTGACTACGATTCCGCGGGATATGTATGAAGCGGCCGAAGTGGACGGGGCTACGAATTACCAGAAGTTCCGGATTGTTACACTGCCTATGATCCTGTTCTCCACCGCACCTACACTGATTATGCAATTCGCCGGAAATATCAATAACTTTAATGCGATTTATCTGCTGACTGCAGGCAATCCGGTTAAAGGCGACTATCAATATGCCGGTTCAACAGACCTGCTCGTAACATGGCTGTATAAGCTGACGCTGGACCAGAACAAGAACAACATGGCTTCCGCAATAGGAATCATACTGTTCATCATTGTCGCCGGGTTCTCCCTGTACAATTACCGCCGGACCAAGTCATTCCAAGAGGAGGACATGATTCAATGA
- a CDS encoding sugar ABC transporter permease, which produces MITSRKLMNFIRLGLSYIVLLILAVAAIYPALWILLASFRPGKSLYSKTLIPEHFTLSHYKELFTSPVYMFGTWYANTLKIAIFSMLIGVVLTLLTSYALSRFRFKSRKTTMSTLLILGMFPGFMSMIAIYLLLKEFNLLDTHLALIIVYAAGAPLLGTLIAKGFLDTIPRSLDEAARIDGASNFGIFIRIILPLSRPMITYMALTQFVGPWVDFIFAKLILRTKDNWTVAVGMWDMVNTMQNSNFTLFAAGAVLISVPIMVLFGFLQRLLVDGLTAGASKG; this is translated from the coding sequence ATGATCACCTCACGCAAGCTTATGAACTTTATCCGTTTGGGCTTAAGCTACATTGTTCTGCTCATCCTGGCGGTTGCTGCGATCTATCCGGCACTCTGGATTCTGCTGGCATCCTTCCGGCCGGGTAAGTCCTTGTACAGCAAGACACTGATTCCCGAGCATTTTACACTGAGCCACTATAAGGAATTGTTCACTTCACCCGTTTATATGTTCGGGACCTGGTATGCGAATACGCTCAAGATTGCTATATTCTCCATGCTGATCGGCGTGGTGCTGACGCTTTTGACCAGTTACGCCTTATCCCGCTTCCGGTTCAAAAGCCGCAAGACCACCATGTCAACCCTGCTGATTCTCGGGATGTTCCCCGGCTTCATGAGTATGATTGCCATCTATTTGCTGCTCAAGGAGTTCAACCTGCTGGATACCCATCTGGCGCTGATTATCGTGTATGCTGCCGGAGCGCCGCTCCTCGGCACACTGATCGCCAAAGGCTTCCTCGATACGATTCCCCGTTCGCTGGATGAGGCCGCGCGGATTGACGGAGCGAGCAACTTCGGGATCTTCATCCGCATTATCCTGCCGTTATCCCGCCCGATGATTACTTATATGGCGCTGACACAGTTTGTCGGCCCGTGGGTAGACTTCATCTTTGCGAAGCTGATTCTGCGGACAAAGGATAACTGGACGGTCGCGGTCGGTATGTGGGATATGGTCAACACGATGCAGAATTCCAACTTCACCCTGTTTGCAGCGGGAGCTGTACTGATCTCTGTACCGATTATGGTCCTGTTCGGCTTCCTGCAGCGCCTGCTTGTTGACGGTCTGACCGCAGGGGCGAGTAAGGGATAA
- a CDS encoding maltose ABC transporter substrate-binding protein gives MKLKKLMVLTAAFSMAMSITACGSNNNNGGNAAATNAPADNTAVATDNAGTNSENTPATDEVVPEEGASLVIWESKEERAFAEEIAKQFTAQYNVPIKIEEVAPPDQVGKLTQDGPSGLAADVILIPHDNLGKAASASLLLPNDIFGEETKAENTEASIVGSSYDGELYGYPRAAETYALFYNKSLVTEAPKSFDDVIAFSKTFTDKAKNRYGIMWEVGNMYFNYPFIATTGGYLFGKDGTDKDDIGLNNEGAIKGLTEFAKLKEVLPLKSGDINPDIKRSLFNSGDVAMDITGPWELAGYKEALGDNLGIAPVPTVDGKTAITFSGIKIFAVNAYTQYPNAAKLYARFASGKDAQLTLNKLIGSVPTNNEALQDAQITSDPYVSAFAEQAKNSQPMPSIPEMGNVWSPVNAALPEIWDNNADPKAAMDKAVEQIKDLNNGASAQ, from the coding sequence ATGAAGCTCAAAAAACTAATGGTTCTCACCGCAGCGTTCTCTATGGCAATGTCAATTACGGCGTGCGGCTCAAACAACAATAACGGGGGAAATGCAGCAGCAACAAACGCACCGGCGGACAATACGGCAGTGGCAACTGACAACGCTGGTACAAACAGTGAGAATACTCCGGCTACAGACGAGGTTGTACCTGAAGAAGGCGCATCCCTGGTGATCTGGGAAAGTAAAGAAGAAAGAGCCTTTGCTGAAGAAATCGCCAAGCAGTTCACCGCACAATACAACGTTCCAATCAAAATTGAAGAGGTGGCACCGCCCGATCAGGTCGGCAAGCTGACCCAGGACGGTCCTTCCGGACTGGCTGCAGACGTTATCCTCATTCCGCATGACAATCTCGGTAAGGCAGCAAGTGCAAGCCTGCTCCTTCCCAACGATATTTTCGGTGAAGAAACCAAAGCAGAGAATACCGAAGCCTCTATCGTAGGTTCTTCCTATGACGGTGAACTCTATGGTTATCCTAGAGCGGCAGAAACTTATGCACTGTTCTACAACAAATCCCTTGTAACAGAAGCTCCGAAATCCTTCGATGACGTTATTGCCTTCAGCAAAACGTTCACGGATAAAGCCAAGAACAGATACGGAATTATGTGGGAAGTCGGCAACATGTATTTCAACTATCCGTTTATCGCTACAACAGGCGGTTACCTGTTCGGCAAAGACGGCACAGACAAAGACGATATCGGTCTGAACAATGAGGGTGCGATCAAAGGCCTGACTGAATTTGCGAAGCTGAAAGAAGTATTGCCGCTTAAGAGCGGAGACATTAACCCGGACATCAAGCGCAGCTTGTTCAACTCAGGCGATGTGGCTATGGACATCACGGGACCGTGGGAGCTTGCCGGTTATAAAGAAGCTCTGGGCGACAACCTCGGAATTGCACCGGTTCCAACCGTCGACGGCAAAACAGCAATCACGTTCTCCGGAATCAAAATTTTCGCAGTCAACGCCTACACTCAGTATCCGAATGCGGCTAAATTGTATGCCCGCTTTGCTTCCGGCAAAGATGCGCAGCTGACACTTAACAAACTGATCGGTTCCGTGCCTACGAATAATGAAGCACTGCAGGATGCACAAATCACTAGTGATCCATATGTATCCGCTTTTGCTGAACAAGCCAAGAACTCCCAGCCAATGCCTTCGATTCCTGAAATGGGTAACGTCTGGAGCCCGGTCAATGCGGCGCTTCCGGAAATCTGGGATAACAACGCTGACCCTAAGGCAGCTATGGACAAAGCAGTAGAACAAATCAAGGATCTGAATAACGGGGCATCCGCCCAGTAA
- a CDS encoding alpha-glycosidase: MLLEAVYHRPRLNWSYAYDHETIHLRLRAKKGDLTEVFAWAGDKYAWDTTKELIPMTLFTSDAMFDYWECESVPLYRRLKYGFLLQKGHERIWMTESDFQTERPANPYRLFEFPYINRGDVFIPPAWVKDAVFYQIFPERFANGDASRNPENVQPWGGEPERDNFFGGDLQGVIDHLDHLTELGITGIYFTPVFTATTNHKYDTEDYMQVDPHFGDVDTLKRLVNACHERGIRVLLDAVFNHAGRTFAPFVDVLKNGEASPYKNWFHVRSFPLQVVDNLPNYDSFAFEPLMPKLNTENPEVKAYLLKVAEYWIKEVGIDGWRLDVANEVDHEFWREFRKVVKRANPEAYILGEIWHESAPWLEGDKFDAVMNYPFTDAVLDFFVKGTLDAEGFANSIGKQLSRYPLQASEVAFNLLDSHDTARLLTVAEGHKNKMKLAALFQFTFLGTPCIYYGDEIGIDGGDDPGCRKCMEWDPEKQDRDLFSYYRKLIDIRGSHPALRTGSFTFLEAGPGGSKLAYERSLGDDLIIVLINTEGTAQTFQLNVQERSWENLFTGDSLRAERGRLSLKLPAYGYAVLQADLA, encoded by the coding sequence ATGTTACTGGAAGCTGTTTATCACCGCCCGCGTCTCAACTGGTCTTATGCCTATGATCACGAAACGATCCACCTGCGCCTGCGCGCCAAGAAAGGCGATCTGACCGAGGTTTTCGCCTGGGCCGGAGACAAATATGCCTGGGATACGACCAAGGAATTAATCCCTATGACACTGTTCACCTCTGATGCCATGTTTGACTACTGGGAGTGTGAGTCGGTACCGCTCTACCGCCGGCTGAAATACGGTTTTCTGCTCCAAAAAGGCCATGAACGGATCTGGATGACCGAAAGCGATTTTCAGACAGAACGTCCGGCTAATCCTTACCGGCTGTTTGAATTCCCATATATTAACCGCGGCGACGTGTTCATTCCTCCCGCGTGGGTGAAGGACGCCGTCTTCTATCAGATCTTCCCTGAACGGTTCGCAAACGGGGATGCCAGCCGGAATCCTGAGAATGTACAGCCATGGGGCGGCGAGCCTGAGCGGGACAATTTCTTCGGCGGCGACCTGCAGGGGGTAATCGACCATCTGGATCATCTTACTGAGCTAGGCATTACCGGCATCTATTTCACTCCGGTTTTCACAGCCACAACCAACCACAAGTATGATACCGAGGACTACATGCAGGTGGATCCGCATTTTGGGGATGTGGACACGCTGAAAAGACTGGTTAACGCCTGTCATGAACGCGGTATCCGCGTGCTGCTGGATGCTGTATTTAACCATGCAGGGCGGACCTTCGCCCCGTTCGTTGACGTGCTGAAGAACGGCGAGGCCTCCCCCTATAAGAATTGGTTCCATGTCCGCAGTTTCCCACTTCAGGTGGTGGATAACCTTCCTAACTATGATTCCTTTGCCTTTGAGCCGCTGATGCCGAAGCTGAATACGGAGAACCCTGAGGTCAAGGCATATTTGCTGAAAGTGGCTGAATACTGGATCAAAGAGGTCGGAATCGACGGCTGGCGCCTGGATGTGGCTAATGAGGTGGATCATGAGTTCTGGCGTGAATTCCGCAAGGTCGTGAAACGCGCAAATCCCGAGGCTTATATTCTCGGCGAGATCTGGCATGAATCTGCGCCATGGCTGGAAGGCGACAAGTTCGATGCCGTAATGAACTATCCGTTCACCGATGCTGTGCTCGACTTCTTCGTTAAAGGCACGCTGGATGCCGAAGGCTTCGCCAACTCCATCGGCAAACAGCTGTCGCGCTATCCCCTGCAGGCCAGTGAAGTGGCCTTTAACCTGCTGGACAGCCACGATACCGCCCGCCTGCTGACTGTGGCCGAAGGCCATAAGAATAAAATGAAGCTGGCCGCACTGTTCCAGTTCACCTTCTTAGGTACGCCCTGCATTTATTACGGGGATGAGATTGGCATTGATGGGGGAGATGACCCCGGCTGCCGCAAGTGCATGGAATGGGATCCGGAGAAGCAGGACCGTGACTTGTTCAGCTACTACCGCAAGCTGATTGATATCCGCGGCAGTCATCCGGCACTCCGTACAGGAAGCTTTACATTCCTTGAAGCCGGTCCCGGGGGCAGCAAGCTGGCTTATGAGCGCAGTCTTGGTGACGATCTTATTATCGTGCTCATCAACACAGAGGGGACAGCGCAGACCTTCCAGCTAAATGTTCAGGAACGCTCCTGGGAGAATCTCTTCACCGGTGATTCCCTCCGCGCCGAACGCGGCAGACTGTCGCTTAAGCTCCCGGCTTACGGTTATGCAGTGCTGCAGGCTGACTTGGCCTAG
- a CDS encoding alpha-glucosidase/alpha-galactosidase: protein MSFKVTFIGAGSIGFTRGLLRDLLTVPEFRNIEVSFMDINSHNLQMVTELCQRDIRENGLDITIKPTTDRREALKNAKYVFCTIRMGGLEAFATDVDIPLKYGVDQCVGDTLSAGGIMYGQRGIAEMLEICRDIRENAAPDVLLLNYSNPMAMLTWACNKYGGVRTIGLCHGVQHGHQQIAEVYGLEKSQVDIICAGINHQTWYISAKHEGKDLTAGLLAAFEQHPEFSRTEKVRIDMLRRFGYYSTESNGHLSEYVPWYRKRSSEIMDWIDLGSWINGETGGYLRVCTEGRNWFETDFPNWMKDPALEYTRENRGEEHGSYIIEGLETGRVYRGHFNAVNNGVISNLPNDAIIEAPGFVDRNGISMPLVGELPLGPAAVCNVSISVQRLAVEAAVHGDDQLLRQAFMMDPLVGAVCNPKEIWQMVDEMLVAGEPWLPQYSAAIAEAKERLASGNLIPTLAGNTGAARLKVKTVEEMQQDRDAANKNAGESDKGKDREKVQ from the coding sequence ATGTCTTTTAAAGTAACCTTTATCGGGGCAGGCAGTATCGGATTTACCCGCGGATTGCTGCGCGACCTGCTGACTGTACCGGAATTCCGCAATATTGAAGTCTCATTCATGGATATAAACAGCCATAATCTGCAGATGGTTACCGAGCTGTGCCAGCGGGATATCCGTGAGAACGGGCTGGATATTACCATCAAGCCGACCACGGACCGCAGAGAGGCTCTCAAGAATGCCAAGTACGTATTTTGTACTATCCGCATGGGCGGGCTTGAAGCGTTCGCGACCGATGTAGACATTCCGCTGAAGTATGGGGTAGACCAGTGTGTAGGGGATACGCTGAGTGCAGGCGGGATTATGTACGGGCAGCGCGGCATTGCCGAGATGCTGGAGATCTGCCGCGATATCCGCGAGAATGCTGCACCGGATGTACTGCTGCTGAACTATTCGAATCCAATGGCTATGCTGACCTGGGCCTGCAATAAATACGGCGGCGTGCGGACCATCGGGCTCTGTCACGGTGTACAGCATGGACATCAGCAGATTGCTGAAGTCTACGGGCTGGAGAAATCACAGGTGGATATTATCTGCGCCGGGATTAACCACCAGACCTGGTATATCTCCGCGAAGCATGAGGGCAAAGATCTGACAGCCGGTCTGCTTGCGGCCTTCGAGCAGCATCCGGAATTCAGCCGTACGGAGAAGGTGCGGATCGATATGCTCCGCCGCTTCGGCTATTACAGCACAGAGTCAAACGGCCACTTGAGCGAATATGTTCCCTGGTACCGTAAGCGCAGCAGCGAGATCATGGACTGGATTGATCTGGGCAGCTGGATTAACGGGGAGACCGGCGGCTACTTGCGGGTCTGCACGGAAGGCCGTAACTGGTTTGAGACGGATTTCCCGAACTGGATGAAGGATCCTGCCCTGGAGTATACGCGGGAGAACCGCGGTGAAGAGCACGGCTCTTATATCATTGAAGGTCTTGAGACTGGCCGGGTGTACAGAGGGCATTTCAATGCCGTGAATAACGGAGTGATTTCTAATCTGCCGAATGATGCCATTATTGAAGCGCCGGGATTTGTGGACCGCAACGGTATCTCGATGCCGCTGGTCGGTGAATTGCCGCTGGGTCCGGCAGCAGTTTGTAACGTCAGCATCTCTGTGCAGCGGCTGGCGGTGGAGGCAGCGGTGCACGGCGACGACCAGCTGCTGCGCCAGGCGTTCATGATGGACCCGCTGGTCGGCGCGGTCTGCAATCCGAAGGAGATCTGGCAGATGGTCGATGAAATGCTGGTGGCCGGGGAGCCGTGGCTGCCGCAGTACAGCGCTGCGATTGCCGAAGCGAAGGAACGACTCGCCTCCGGCAATCTGATTCCGACGCTGGCCGGCAATACCGGCGCAGCCCGGCTGAAAGTGAAGACGGTGGAGGAAATGCAGCAGGACCGCGATGCTGCAAACAAAAACGCCGGTGAATCCGACAAGGGCAAGGACCGCGAGAAGGTACAGTAA